CCTTAGATTCCCATCTGGGTACCATTGAATTCGACCTGAATCTCTTGGACGACGTGTGAAAAGAAAGCATTTTTGGGAATTGCTGTCACCTGGGTTTCTTGTATTTTgtttagagagaaaaaaaaaacattttactTGTTGGGTTGAGAAAGAGGGTTTTTTTTTGGGATTCGttggaagaaaaaagagaagataGATTTGAAATCTTTGAGAGGGGTAAGACCCAGGATAGACACGTTGTAGACATCACGGCTATACACAGAGTTTCTCGGCCTCTCATTCATGTCCGCTCTGTACGACGCAGGGGTTGTATAGTTGAGAGCAACCCTTCGCCGCACGGTGGGCGTGGCGCTTTGCCGTCCGAAGGCGGTAGTCCTTCTGACCTTCTCTTCCTTGCGGGTGGTGGTTCTTCATCTTTCTCTACCTACTTAGTATTTTAGATTAGattgtgtttttcttttcatctCTTTAGATTTTAGACTagtaagattaaaaaaaaaaatcttatttagaGCAAGTAAAATCTCCATTGATTTCATTAAGCGAAGTCTGTTTTTTTTGCTGGGGTTTGGGTTAAAGTTGAATTGAGTTGGGTGTTGGGTTGTGTATAATCTACTGATATATAtaaaccaaaaagaaaaaagaagccAAAATGATGCTAAGGATCAAGAGGGTTCCTACTGTTGTTTCGAATTATCAAAAGGATGAGAACGAAGAGGCCCAAAAAGGAGGTTGTGGCCGAAACTGCCTCAGAAGCTGTTGCCTTCCAGGTATTGCTCATACTCTTTTATgaaaaaagtttgtattttttttcttaaaataaaattaaaatcaaatctttGTGCCTGCTACTTGGTCAAGGATTGAATTATAGCTGTGTTGTATGCTTAATAGGGTCAAAACTTCCATTATATGCGTACAAGAAGCTAGACAAGGTTTCTTGTGAGGGCTCACCGGAGCAGGTGGAAGAAGAGGCTTCCATTGACTTTCTTGAGTCACTTGTTCTCGGGCAGGTAAACAAGCCAAAAGTTGATGAAGATCGAATTTTCAAACTGTTGATTGTTGTTTGGATGTAGttgattgttgtttgttaaTATGGTTTGTGTGGTTCCTTGCAGTGGGAGGAACGCGTGCAGAGGGGTCTGTTTCGATACGATGTCACTGCCTGTGAAACCAAGGTCTGTTCTAGATTCCTCATCCTTTTCTCCTCAGTTTTGTTACAATGATCTCAATATCCGAGCTGCATAAGGTCCATATTGAACTTAATGAATTGAATCTGATTTCTTTTGTTTAGGTGATTCCCGGTCAGTATGGTTTCATTGCCCAACTGAATGAGGGCCGCCATCTGAAGAAGAGGCCAACTGAGTTCCGGGTTGATAAGGTCCTTCAGCCCTTTGATGAGAGCAAGTTCAATTTCACTAAAGTTGGACAAGAGGAGGTGCTCTTCCAGTTTGAAGCAAGTGAAGATGGTGACGTCCAGTTCATACCAAATGCACCCATTTATGCTGAGAATTCTCCAAGTGTTGTTGCCATcaatgtatgtttttttttttcttggtggATTATTAGTTATAAGAAGTCTTGTGAACGTGGATTTTGAAAAGTTATTGGTTGTTATGTATATCCTAACAGGTCAGTCCTATTGAATATGGGCATGTGCTGTTGATTCCTCGCATTCTTGATTGTTTCCCACAAAGGATTGACCGAGAAAGCTTGTTGCTTGCAATTCACATGGCTGCTGAAGCTGGGAGTCCTTACTTCCGGCTGGGTTACAACAGCTTAGGTGCTTTTGCCACAATCAATCACCTTCACTTCCAGGTTTCAAACTTTATGCCTTGCTCATAGATTCTTGAATTTTATATCTGACATTGATCCTcagtttttgtatttttacaaattATAAGTTACTTAAATGCGGTTTTGATTACTGAACAGGCTTACTATTTGGCTGTACCCTTTCCCATCGAGAAGGCTCCCACCAAGAAAACAACCAGTCTGGATGGTGGTGTGAAAATCTCTGAGATAGTGAACTATCCTGTTAGGGGGCTTGTCTTTGAGGGGGGAAATACTGTGGAGCATTTGTCCAACGCAGTCTCTGATGCCTGCATTTGCCTTCAAGACAATAACATACCATACAACGTCCTTATTGCTGATTGTGGAAACCGGATCTTTGTCTTGCCACAGGTAATTAGTTCAAAATCCTTGAAATATTTCATGACTTCGTCCATTAATATTCAATATATGTTTTTATCGCTTAATTGGTGCAAATACTCATACTCCTGGTATATATAAATGTGCAGTGTTATGCGGAGAAACAAGCTCTTGGGGAAGTGAGTGCTGAGCTTCTGGACACTCAAGTGAATCCTGCTGTGTGGGAAATTAGTGGGCACATGGTgctgaagaggaagaaggacTACGAAGAGGCATCTGAGGAAAATGCCTGGAAGCTACTTGCTGAGGTCTCTCTTTCAGAGGAAAGGTTCCAAGAAGTCAAGGCCCTCATATTTGAAGCCATTACTTCTGTTGACCATGGGAGTGAAGATGCAACTCAGGAGCCGGAAGCCAAACCTGATCCTGAAACTATTGAAGAAGTGGATGCCTCTTTCAATAATTCTCGCCCTGATATGGTTGCTGGGACACAAGAATGCCTGGTTCTGCAGTAAAATCACACTTTGATTAGTGGATTAGAACCGTTCCTATTCTTAACTTCTGGTATTTGCTCTTAGTCGTATGGGTTTTGCCTTAGTAGTTCCACATGATGCAAAATCAGTATCTAAATAAGCAAACAGGGTTTGCAGGTTTGTACTGTCATTGTAATCTTGTTTGAGTTTTCTGCATATTTGGCTTTTTGCTTGTTCCCATGTACTTTTTCGTGAGTGTTCATGTAAAATATTTCCAGATTGTTTGCTGGGTCTAAGTGATTATGTATTTGATATTC
This Cannabis sativa cultivar Pink pepper isolate KNU-18-1 chromosome 6, ASM2916894v1, whole genome shotgun sequence DNA region includes the following protein-coding sequences:
- the LOC115725518 gene encoding GDP-L-galactose phosphorylase 2 encodes the protein MMLRIKRVPTVVSNYQKDENEEAQKGGCGRNCLRSCCLPGSKLPLYAYKKLDKVSCEGSPEQVEEEASIDFLESLVLGQWEERVQRGLFRYDVTACETKVIPGQYGFIAQLNEGRHLKKRPTEFRVDKVLQPFDESKFNFTKVGQEEVLFQFEASEDGDVQFIPNAPIYAENSPSVVAINVSPIEYGHVLLIPRILDCFPQRIDRESLLLAIHMAAEAGSPYFRLGYNSLGAFATINHLHFQAYYLAVPFPIEKAPTKKTTSLDGGVKISEIVNYPVRGLVFEGGNTVEHLSNAVSDACICLQDNNIPYNVLIADCGNRIFVLPQCYAEKQALGEVSAELLDTQVNPAVWEISGHMVLKRKKDYEEASEENAWKLLAEVSLSEERFQEVKALIFEAITSVDHGSEDATQEPEAKPDPETIEEVDASFNNSRPDMVAGTQECLVLQ